The following proteins are encoded in a genomic region of Thiomonas sp. X19:
- the gyrA gene encoding DNA gyrase subunit A produces MSAYAKETLPVSLEEEMRRSYLDYAMSVIVGRALPDVRDGLKPVHRRVLFAMHELSNSWNRPYKKSARIVGDVIGKYHPHGDQSVYDTIVRMAQDFSLRYMLVDGQGNFGSVDGDNAAAMRYTEIRLAKIAHEMLADLDKETVNFGPNYDGSEQEPLVLPARIPNLLLNGSAGIAVGMATNIPPHNLGELVDGCLHLLRHPQADVEELMQHIPAPDFPTAGIIYGLTGVRDAYRTGRGRVVMRARCHFEDIDRSQRQAIIVDELPYQVNKRTLLERIAELVQEKKLEGISHIQDESDKSGMRVVIELKRGELAEVVLNKLYKQTQLQDTFGVNMVCLVDGQPRLLNLKQMLAAFLQHRREVITRRSVFELRKARERGHVLEGLAVALANLDRMIELIKAAPTPPIAKEGLLAEVWAPGEARAMLARVEGNPADFQPDDLDPRYGLKTDGYHLSEVQAQEILQMRLQRLTGLEQDKIMQEYKDVMAQVADLLDILAKPERITVIIADELAALKAEFNDARRSTIEPNATELDIEDLITPQDMVVTISHVGYIKSQPMDEYRAQRRGGRGKLATGTKENDWIDQLFVANTHAMLLCFSNRGRVYWMKVYEAPQGGRGSRGRPLVNLFPLAEGEKITAVLPVKAFDEDHFVFMATARGTVKKTPLSAFANRRTAGIIACGLDDDDYLVGVAITDGQHDVMLFSDSGKAVRFDENDVRPMGREARGVRGMNLEDGQKVIAMLVAEDESQSVLTATENGFGKRTSIVEYTRHGRGTKGMIAIQTSERNGKVVAACLVRAEDEIMLITDTGVLVRTRVAEIRELGRATQGVTLIALDDKAQLIGVQRVAESDAQVIEAEPGSEPGVEPPQDSSDDA; encoded by the coding sequence ATGTCCGCCTACGCCAAAGAAACCCTTCCAGTCAGTCTGGAAGAAGAAATGCGCCGTTCCTACCTGGATTACGCGATGAGCGTGATTGTCGGGCGCGCCCTCCCGGATGTGCGCGACGGCTTGAAACCGGTGCACCGCCGGGTGTTGTTTGCCATGCACGAGCTCAGCAACTCCTGGAACCGGCCGTATAAAAAATCGGCCCGCATCGTGGGCGATGTGATCGGCAAATACCACCCGCACGGCGACCAGTCGGTCTATGACACCATCGTGCGCATGGCGCAGGATTTCTCCTTGCGTTACATGCTGGTGGATGGCCAGGGCAATTTCGGCTCGGTGGACGGCGACAACGCCGCTGCGATGCGCTACACCGAAATCCGTCTGGCCAAGATTGCCCATGAAATGCTGGCCGACCTCGATAAGGAAACAGTGAATTTCGGCCCGAATTACGACGGTTCCGAGCAGGAACCGCTGGTATTGCCGGCGCGTATTCCCAACCTCCTGCTCAATGGTTCGGCCGGCATTGCTGTGGGCATGGCCACCAATATTCCACCGCATAACCTGGGTGAGTTGGTCGACGGCTGCCTGCATCTGCTGCGCCATCCGCAAGCGGATGTCGAAGAACTGATGCAGCACATCCCGGCACCGGACTTCCCGACTGCCGGCATCATTTATGGCCTGACCGGCGTGCGCGACGCCTACCGCACCGGGCGCGGCCGGGTGGTGATGCGCGCACGTTGCCACTTCGAGGACATCGACCGCAGCCAGCGCCAGGCCATCATCGTCGATGAGCTTCCCTACCAGGTGAACAAACGCACCCTGCTGGAACGCATTGCCGAACTGGTGCAGGAGAAAAAACTCGAGGGCATCAGCCACATCCAGGACGAGTCCGACAAGTCGGGCATGCGCGTGGTGATCGAACTCAAGCGCGGTGAACTGGCCGAGGTGGTGCTCAACAAGCTCTACAAGCAGACGCAGTTGCAGGACACCTTCGGCGTCAATATGGTCTGCCTGGTGGACGGGCAGCCGCGCCTGCTGAACCTCAAGCAGATGCTGGCCGCCTTCCTGCAGCACCGGCGCGAGGTCATCACCCGCCGCAGCGTTTTCGAGCTGCGCAAGGCGCGTGAACGCGGCCATGTGCTGGAAGGACTGGCCGTTGCCCTGGCCAACCTCGACCGCATGATCGAGCTGATCAAGGCCGCGCCGACGCCACCCATCGCCAAGGAAGGCCTGTTGGCCGAGGTGTGGGCGCCGGGTGAGGCGCGTGCCATGCTGGCGCGGGTCGAGGGCAACCCCGCTGATTTCCAGCCGGACGACCTGGACCCGCGTTATGGCCTGAAGACCGATGGCTACCACTTGTCCGAGGTGCAGGCCCAGGAAATCTTGCAAATGCGCCTGCAGCGGCTGACTGGCCTGGAGCAGGACAAGATCATGCAGGAATACAAGGATGTCATGGCGCAGGTGGCCGATCTGCTCGACATCCTGGCCAAGCCCGAGCGCATCACCGTCATCATTGCCGACGAATTGGCCGCGCTCAAGGCCGAATTCAACGATGCGCGCCGCTCGACCATCGAGCCGAATGCGACCGAGCTGGACATCGAAGACCTGATCACCCCGCAAGACATGGTGGTGACGATCTCGCACGTCGGCTATATCAAGAGCCAGCCCATGGATGAGTACCGTGCCCAGCGTCGCGGCGGCCGGGGAAAACTGGCCACCGGAACCAAGGAAAACGACTGGATCGATCAGCTTTTCGTCGCCAACACCCACGCCATGCTGTTGTGCTTCTCGAATCGCGGCCGGGTGTACTGGATGAAGGTGTATGAAGCGCCGCAGGGTGGGCGTGGCTCGCGCGGCAGGCCGCTGGTGAATCTGTTCCCGCTGGCGGAAGGCGAAAAAATCACGGCCGTGCTGCCGGTGAAGGCGTTCGACGAGGACCATTTCGTCTTCATGGCCACGGCGCGCGGCACGGTGAAAAAGACGCCGTTGTCGGCCTTCGCCAATCGCCGCACCGCCGGCATCATCGCCTGCGGGCTCGACGATGACGACTACCTCGTGGGTGTGGCCATCACCGACGGTCAGCACGACGTGATGCTGTTTTCCGACTCCGGCAAGGCCGTTCGCTTCGACGAAAACGACGTGCGCCCGATGGGCCGCGAGGCGCGCGGCGTGCGCGGCATGAATCTGGAGGACGGGCAGAAGGTCATCGCCATGCTGGTGGCCGAAGACGAGAGCCAGAGCGTGCTGACGGCCACCGAAAACGGTTTCGGCAAGCGCACTTCCATCGTCGAATACACCCGCCATGGCCGCGGCACCAAGGGCATGATCGCCATCCAGACCAGCGAGCGCAACGGCAAGGTCGTGGCTGCTTGCCTGGTGCGCGCGGAGGACGAGATCATGCTCATCACCGACACGGGCGTGCTGGTCCGCACGCGCGTGGCCGAGATCCGCGAACTCGGCCGGGCCACGCAGGGCGTCACGCTCATCGCTCTGGACGACAAGGCGCAACTCATCGGCGTACAGCGCGTGGCGGAATCGGATGCCCAGGTGATCGAGGCCGAGCCGGGTTCCGAGCCAGGCGTCGAACCGCCGCAAGACTCCAGCGACGATGCCTGA
- the pheA gene encoding prephenate dehydratase, translating into MDTDLTPLRDRIDAIDRQLLELLNQRARHAQDIGQHKHRAGQPVFRPEREREVIAKVLQANAGPLLSDGVTAIWREIMSACRALEVRQQVAFLGPEGTYSEQAARQFFGSSCNFAACTDLDEVFRSQLSGSSAFAVVAIENSTEGAVARTLDLLLAHPVQICGEISLTIHHNLLRRHDGLDGVTAVLAHPQALAQCRQWLDKNLPGVERRAVSSNAEGARLAAHDASLAAIAGEQAASQYALQVAAPRIQDEAQNRTRFVVLGGQPTQPSGHDRTSLILAVPNRAGAVFGMLKPLADHGVSMSRFESRPARSGSWEYFFYVDIEGHQDDARVARALEALRQSCAFFKNLGSYPIGRE; encoded by the coding sequence ATGGATACCGACCTCACACCCCTGCGCGACCGGATCGACGCGATTGACCGCCAATTGCTCGAGCTGCTGAACCAGCGTGCCCGCCACGCCCAGGACATCGGGCAGCACAAGCACCGCGCCGGTCAGCCGGTGTTTCGGCCCGAGCGTGAGCGCGAAGTCATCGCCAAGGTGCTGCAAGCCAACGCCGGCCCGCTGCTGAGCGACGGTGTGACGGCGATCTGGCGCGAAATCATGTCGGCCTGCCGCGCCCTGGAGGTACGTCAGCAGGTGGCTTTTCTCGGCCCGGAGGGAACGTACAGCGAACAGGCAGCGCGCCAGTTTTTCGGCTCCAGCTGCAACTTCGCTGCCTGTACCGATCTGGATGAGGTCTTCCGCAGCCAGCTCAGCGGCAGCAGTGCCTTTGCGGTGGTGGCCATCGAAAACTCCACCGAAGGCGCAGTCGCCCGCACGCTGGATTTGCTGCTGGCGCATCCCGTGCAGATTTGCGGCGAAATCAGCCTCACCATCCACCACAACTTGCTGCGCCGGCACGACGGGCTTGACGGCGTCACCGCCGTGCTGGCACATCCTCAGGCCCTGGCGCAGTGTCGGCAATGGCTGGACAAGAACCTACCCGGCGTCGAGCGCCGCGCTGTGTCGAGCAACGCCGAAGGAGCGCGCCTGGCCGCGCATGACGCGAGCCTGGCCGCGATTGCCGGTGAGCAGGCTGCGAGCCAATACGCGCTGCAGGTTGCCGCCCCGCGCATTCAGGACGAGGCGCAGAACCGCACCCGTTTCGTCGTGCTCGGTGGCCAGCCCACCCAGCCCAGCGGACATGACCGCACCAGCCTGATCCTCGCCGTGCCGAACCGTGCCGGCGCCGTGTTCGGCATGCTCAAGCCGCTGGCCGATCATGGTGTGAGCATGAGCCGCTTCGAATCGCGCCCGGCCCGCTCCGGCTCCTGGGAATATTTTTTCTACGTCGACATCGAAGGCCACCAGGACGACGCCCGCGTCGCGCGAGCGCTCGAGGCCCTGCGTCAATCCTGCGCCTTCTTCAAAAACCTCGGCTCCTACCCCATCGGGCGGGAATGA
- a CDS encoding YccF domain-containing protein, translated as MRLIGNIIWLVLGGFFMGLAWWLAALLCAITIVGIPWAVAAFRIGTFSFWPFGQRVVDKPEGAVAAGLSTIGNLIWAIFFGWWLALGHLVSAVLCAITIIGIPFALQHIKLAALSFFPYGKQIVPIVD; from the coding sequence ATGCGACTCATCGGCAACATCATCTGGCTGGTTCTTGGCGGCTTCTTCATGGGCCTGGCTTGGTGGTTGGCAGCCCTGCTCTGCGCCATCACCATCGTCGGCATCCCCTGGGCGGTCGCGGCATTTCGCATTGGCACATTCAGCTTCTGGCCCTTCGGCCAGCGCGTGGTGGACAAGCCAGAGGGGGCCGTTGCCGCCGGCCTGAGCACCATTGGCAATCTGATCTGGGCCATTTTCTTCGGGTGGTGGCTGGCGTTGGGGCATTTGGTCTCGGCGGTGCTGTGTGCCATCACCATCATCGGCATACCCTTTGCGCTTCAACACATCAAGCTTGCCGCACTTTCATTTTTCCCCTACGGCAAGCAGATCGTCCCCATCGTGGATTGA
- the ubiG gene encoding bifunctional 2-polyprenyl-6-hydroxyphenol methylase/3-demethylubiquinol 3-O-methyltransferase UbiG produces MNAEAAELKKFGDAAHRWWDLSGEFKPLHDINPVRLDWILSHASLAGRRVLDIGCGGGILSESMAAVGAQVTGIDLAEKALKVAGLHALESGLSVDYRLISAEQFASEQKGQFDVVCCMEMLEHVPNPASVVQAAAMLVRPGGWVFFSTINRNVKAFAMAILGAEYLLRLLPKGTHSYAKFIRPSELASWARNSGLEPVEFKGLEFGLLDRTFRLGTNVDVNYFFACRRAA; encoded by the coding sequence ATGAATGCTGAAGCTGCGGAGTTGAAAAAATTCGGAGATGCGGCGCATCGCTGGTGGGATTTGAGTGGCGAGTTCAAGCCGCTGCATGACATCAACCCGGTGCGGTTGGATTGGATCCTGAGCCATGCCAGCTTGGCCGGTCGGCGCGTGCTGGATATCGGCTGTGGCGGCGGCATACTCAGCGAGTCGATGGCCGCCGTCGGCGCGCAGGTCACCGGTATCGATCTGGCGGAGAAAGCGCTCAAGGTGGCGGGGCTTCATGCACTGGAGTCCGGCCTGTCCGTGGACTACCGGCTGATCTCCGCCGAGCAGTTCGCTTCCGAGCAAAAAGGGCAATTCGATGTCGTGTGCTGCATGGAAATGCTGGAGCACGTCCCGAATCCGGCCTCGGTCGTGCAAGCCGCTGCAATGCTGGTGCGCCCTGGTGGTTGGGTCTTTTTCTCCACCATCAATCGCAACGTCAAGGCGTTCGCCATGGCCATTCTGGGCGCTGAATATCTTTTGCGCCTACTGCCCAAAGGCACCCATTCCTATGCCAAATTCATCAGGCCCAGCGAGCTTGCAAGCTGGGCACGGAACTCGGGCCTGGAGCCCGTTGAATTCAAAGGCCTGGAATTCGGCTTGCTGGACCGGACATTTCGTCTCGGCACGAATGTCGACGTGAATTATTTTTTTGCGTGCCGGCGCGCAGCATGA
- a CDS encoding HAD hydrolase-like protein, producing MTPPFQAILFDLDGTLADTAPDLAAALNRMRLERGMEALPLALLRPMASHGARGLIQVGFELGPDHAGYLPLRDEFLRNYAQDICVHTRLFPGVERVLRQLADQAIPWGIVTNKVAMLTHQLLACMPLPFPPGCVVSGDTTAKPKPAPDPLLHASAVLGVPAQQCLYVGDDLRDMQAAHAAGMGAVAAAYGYCGHQEPRHWGAQFILDEPTQLLQLGLI from the coding sequence ATGACGCCGCCTTTCCAAGCTATCTTGTTCGACCTGGACGGAACGCTGGCCGATACGGCGCCAGATTTGGCTGCTGCACTCAACCGCATGCGCCTGGAGCGAGGCATGGAGGCGTTGCCATTGGCGTTGTTGCGGCCCATGGCTTCGCATGGGGCGCGGGGCCTGATCCAGGTCGGTTTCGAGTTGGGGCCGGACCACGCCGGGTATCTACCGCTACGCGATGAGTTTCTGCGCAATTACGCGCAAGACATCTGCGTCCACACGCGCCTGTTTCCCGGCGTTGAGCGGGTCCTGCGGCAACTGGCGGATCAGGCGATTCCATGGGGCATTGTCACGAACAAGGTGGCCATGCTGACGCATCAGCTGCTGGCTTGTATGCCGCTGCCATTCCCGCCTGGCTGTGTCGTGAGCGGGGACACCACAGCCAAACCCAAACCTGCACCCGATCCGCTTTTGCATGCGTCTGCCGTGCTCGGTGTGCCTGCGCAACAGTGCCTTTATGTTGGCGATGATTTGCGCGACATGCAGGCCGCGCATGCGGCTGGCATGGGAGCTGTGGCGGCTGCTTATGGCTATTGCGGCCACCAGGAGCCGCGCCATTGGGGCGCGCAATTCATTCTGGACGAGCCAACGCAGCTGCTCCAACTCGGTTTGATCTAA
- the hisC gene encoding histidinol-phosphate transaminase, with protein MPTSSSAPQWGTDYVRTISPYVGGRPIAEVAREIGMDETRIVKLASNENPLGMSPAARQAIVDALAESPRYPDNDSYALRQALAAHLGVPADWIVLGHGSSDILEMAARALLSEGDSCVYSQYGFIVYPLAVQQAGARHIVVPARDYGHDLPAMAAAIEPSTRLVFVANPNNPTGTLASAEAIAAFLQRVPPDVVVVLDEAYVEYLDPALRTDSIALLRKHPNLVVSRTFSKAYGLAGLRIGYAAAHPALADVLNRVRSAFNTSTVAQAAALAALADADFLQRAVEVNRTGMAQLTAAFDELGLRHLPSHGNFVLVRMGEDDQAGARINAALLKQGVIARPVGNYGLGPWLRISVGLETENTRCIGALRSALGAH; from the coding sequence ATGCCCACATCGTCCAGCGCTCCGCAATGGGGCACCGATTACGTCCGCACCATCTCGCCCTACGTGGGCGGCCGGCCGATTGCGGAAGTTGCCCGCGAAATCGGCATGGACGAGACCCGCATCGTCAAGCTCGCCTCGAACGAAAACCCGCTGGGCATGTCGCCCGCTGCGCGCCAGGCCATCGTCGATGCGCTGGCCGAATCGCCCCGCTACCCCGACAACGACAGCTATGCCCTGCGCCAGGCGCTGGCCGCGCACCTGGGCGTGCCGGCCGACTGGATCGTGCTGGGCCACGGCTCCAGCGACATTCTGGAAATGGCCGCACGCGCCTTGCTGAGCGAGGGTGATTCCTGCGTCTATTCGCAGTACGGCTTCATCGTCTATCCGCTGGCGGTGCAGCAGGCCGGAGCGCGGCACATCGTCGTGCCGGCCCGCGATTACGGCCACGACCTGCCGGCCATGGCAGCCGCCATCGAGCCGTCCACCCGGCTGGTGTTCGTGGCCAACCCCAACAACCCCACCGGCACCCTGGCGTCGGCCGAGGCGATCGCCGCCTTCCTGCAGCGCGTGCCGCCGGACGTGGTCGTGGTGCTGGACGAGGCCTATGTCGAATACCTCGACCCGGCACTGCGCACCGACAGCATCGCGCTGCTGCGCAAGCATCCCAATCTGGTCGTGTCCCGCACCTTTTCCAAGGCTTATGGCCTCGCGGGTTTGCGCATTGGCTACGCCGCGGCGCACCCGGCATTGGCCGACGTGCTCAACCGCGTGCGCTCGGCTTTCAATACCAGCACGGTGGCGCAGGCCGCCGCGCTTGCTGCCCTCGCCGATGCCGACTTCCTGCAACGCGCCGTGGAGGTCAACCGCACCGGCATGGCCCAACTGACGGCAGCTTTTGACGAACTCGGCTTGCGCCACTTGCCTTCGCACGGCAACTTCGTGCTGGTGCGCATGGGGGAAGACGACCAAGCCGGCGCCCGCATCAACGCAGCCCTGCTCAAGCAGGGCGTGATCGCCAGACCGGTGGGGAATTACGGCCTGGGCCCATGGCTGCGCATTTCGGTGGGGCTGGAGACCGAAAATACGCGCTGCATCGGGGCGCTGCGCAGCGCCCTTGGGGCGCACTGA
- a CDS encoding prephenate dehydrogenase/arogenate dehydrogenase family protein, producing MDTLIGTYADTPAKPQFKRLAILGVGLLGGSFALAAKHAGLAQEIVGYSKSPSTIKAAKAAKVIDHGADSALHAATGADLILLAVPVSAIGPLLKQIRIGLSPHALVMDVGSTKGDVAAAAQEALGEVASRQFVPCHPIAGGEHSGVQYARSALFDGRRVVITPMANNPDRFVEVALQIWEAVGGVVSIMDPSEHDAAFAAVSHLPHLVAFAYVYAMARQPKGGSYLQLAGPGFRDFTRIAASDPTLWRDVFSANSAETLQQLQLFKQAIAGFEAQMRQGNWSVLESLIRQASQSRKDWASPSPADDIA from the coding sequence ATGGACACCTTGATCGGTACCTACGCCGACACTCCCGCGAAACCGCAGTTCAAACGTCTGGCCATTCTGGGCGTGGGCCTGCTGGGTGGCTCGTTCGCCTTGGCGGCCAAGCATGCAGGCCTGGCGCAGGAAATCGTGGGCTACAGCAAGTCGCCCTCCACCATCAAGGCGGCGAAAGCGGCCAAGGTCATCGACCACGGCGCCGACTCGGCGCTGCATGCCGCCACCGGCGCCGACCTGATCCTGCTGGCCGTGCCGGTCTCGGCCATCGGCCCCCTGCTCAAGCAGATTCGCATCGGCCTGTCGCCCCACGCCCTGGTGATGGATGTCGGCAGCACCAAGGGCGATGTGGCCGCCGCCGCGCAGGAGGCTCTGGGCGAAGTGGCCAGCCGCCAGTTCGTCCCTTGCCACCCCATTGCCGGGGGCGAGCACAGCGGGGTGCAGTACGCACGCTCGGCGCTGTTCGATGGCCGCCGCGTCGTCATCACGCCGATGGCCAACAACCCCGACCGTTTCGTCGAGGTCGCTTTGCAAATCTGGGAGGCGGTCGGCGGCGTCGTGTCCATCATGGACCCATCCGAGCACGATGCCGCTTTCGCGGCCGTGAGCCATCTACCCCACCTGGTGGCCTTCGCCTACGTCTACGCCATGGCGCGCCAGCCCAAGGGCGGCAGCTATTTGCAGCTCGCCGGCCCTGGCTTTCGCGACTTCACCCGCATCGCCGCCAGCGACCCCACCCTGTGGCGCGATGTGTTCAGCGCCAACAGCGCCGAGACCCTGCAGCAATTGCAGTTGTTCAAGCAGGCCATCGCCGGCTTCGAGGCGCAGATGCGCCAGGGCAACTGGAGCGTGCTGGAGTCCCTCATTCGCCAAGCCAGCCAGTCGCGCAAGGACTGGGCCTCGCCGTCTCCCGCCGATGACATCGCCTGA
- a CDS encoding ABC transporter ATP-binding protein, whose protein sequence is MTTVGSYRSQPISFRLGPGQTLALLGGNGAGKTTLLETIAGFLKPRAGKVLLAGRDCTHAPPEARRVGYLFQTDALFPHLTVGQNLQFGRLASENLDTLLDRFDLRALAARRPGQLSGGERQRVALARTLAGNPDAVLLDEPLSAIDPATRPAMRDELARHLRACSAPSIVVTHDPAEAMALGQLVGVMDAGELLQIGPASAMFAHPARLRSAQLLGVENIWQGVVAALPDNGTVRISLGLEPEACWIEALRGDELVDLQMGARVRLCVRAADLQLIAPGQAAPDSPNQLEVRLVDRTDLASVVQLHCRLGGRLDILAYALPWQLRGWPLAPGHALRLHLAAGSVHVLPA, encoded by the coding sequence GTGACAACCGTCGGCAGCTACCGCAGCCAGCCCATCAGCTTTCGCCTGGGGCCGGGGCAGACCTTGGCGCTGCTCGGCGGCAACGGCGCCGGCAAAACCACGCTGCTCGAAACCATCGCCGGCTTCCTGAAACCGCGGGCGGGCAAGGTTCTGTTGGCCGGAAGGGATTGCACCCATGCCCCACCCGAAGCCCGACGCGTTGGCTATCTGTTCCAGACGGACGCCCTGTTTCCGCATCTGACCGTCGGCCAAAACCTGCAATTCGGGCGACTTGCCAGCGAGAACCTCGACACCCTGCTCGACCGCTTCGATCTCCGCGCCCTGGCCGCGCGCCGCCCAGGGCAACTGAGCGGCGGCGAGCGCCAGCGCGTGGCCCTGGCAAGAACCCTGGCGGGCAATCCGGATGCCGTGCTGCTGGATGAGCCACTCTCCGCCATTGACCCGGCGACACGCCCAGCCATGCGCGACGAGTTGGCACGCCACTTGCGCGCCTGTTCGGCACCCTCCATCGTCGTCACGCACGATCCGGCCGAGGCCATGGCCCTTGGGCAGCTGGTGGGGGTGATGGATGCGGGCGAACTGCTGCAAATCGGCCCGGCTTCAGCCATGTTCGCGCACCCAGCCCGTCTGCGTTCGGCCCAACTGCTGGGCGTTGAAAACATCTGGCAGGGTGTCGTTGCGGCCTTGCCGGACAACGGCACGGTACGGATAAGCCTCGGCTTGGAACCCGAGGCTTGCTGGATCGAGGCCCTGCGCGGCGATGAGCTTGTCGACTTGCAAATGGGCGCCCGCGTGCGCCTGTGCGTGCGCGCTGCCGACTTGCAACTCATCGCTCCAGGGCAAGCAGCACCAGACAGCCCCAACCAGCTCGAGGTCCGACTTGTCGATCGCACCGACTTGGCTTCGGTCGTGCAACTGCACTGCCGCTTGGGCGGCCGCCTCGACATCCTGGCCTACGCCCTGCCCTGGCAATTGCGAGGCTGGCCCCTGGCGCCTGGCCACGCGCTGCGCTTGCACCTGGCAGCGGGCTCGGTGCATGTGCTGCCTGCATGA
- the serC gene encoding 3-phosphoserine/phosphohydroxythreonine transaminase has product MQRPYNFSAGPAAMPNEVLQQAAAEMLDWHGSGMSVMEMSHRGPQFGSILAQAEADLRELLAIPADYHVLFMQGGALAENAIVPLNLSRGAKADYVVTGSWSQKSQLEARKFCDVHLAASTHDTTGYGLIPPLDMWNPRHDAQYLHYCANETIDGVEFHVAPTQFSLPLVADMSSTILSRPIDVAAHACIYAGAQKNIGPAGLTLVVVHRDMLGHALPSCPSAFDYGVVAKNGSMYNTPPTYAIYVAGLVFQWVKRQTEDALRGIAAIAERNRKKADLLYACIDASELFTSRVARECRSRMNVPFFLRDESLNDAFLQGTQQRQLLQLKGHKSVGGMRASIYNAMPLAGVQALVDYMHEFERSH; this is encoded by the coding sequence CTGCAACGCCCCTACAACTTTTCCGCCGGGCCGGCTGCGATGCCGAACGAGGTCTTGCAACAGGCTGCCGCCGAGATGCTGGACTGGCATGGCAGCGGCATGAGCGTGATGGAAATGAGCCATCGTGGCCCGCAATTCGGCAGCATCCTGGCCCAGGCCGAGGCCGACCTGCGGGAACTGCTGGCCATCCCTGCCGACTACCACGTGCTGTTCATGCAGGGCGGCGCGCTGGCCGAAAACGCCATCGTGCCGCTGAATCTGTCGCGCGGGGCCAAGGCGGATTACGTCGTCACGGGTTCGTGGTCGCAGAAAAGCCAGTTGGAAGCGCGCAAATTCTGCGACGTGCATCTGGCAGCAAGCACCCACGACACCACGGGCTACGGTTTGATTCCGCCGCTGGACATGTGGAATCCGCGGCATGACGCGCAGTATCTGCACTACTGCGCCAACGAAACCATCGATGGCGTGGAGTTCCACGTCGCCCCCACCCAGTTCAGCCTGCCACTGGTGGCCGATATGTCGTCCACCATCCTGTCGCGCCCCATCGACGTCGCGGCCCATGCCTGCATCTATGCCGGGGCGCAAAAAAACATCGGCCCGGCCGGCCTCACCCTGGTCGTCGTCCACCGTGACATGCTGGGCCACGCCCTGCCCTCCTGTCCCAGTGCCTTCGACTACGGCGTGGTCGCGAAGAACGGTTCCATGTACAACACCCCACCAACCTATGCCATCTATGTGGCGGGGCTGGTGTTCCAGTGGGTCAAGCGCCAGACCGAAGACGCACTGCGGGGCATCGCCGCCATCGCCGAGCGCAACCGCAAGAAGGCCGATTTGCTCTATGCCTGCATCGACGCCTCGGAGCTGTTTACCAGCCGCGTCGCGCGCGAATGCCGCTCGCGCATGAACGTGCCGTTCTTCCTGCGCGACGAGAGCCTGAACGACGCCTTCCTGCAAGGGACGCAGCAACGCCAACTGCTCCAGCTCAAAGGCCACAAGTCCGTGGGCGGCATGCGTGCCAGCATCTACAACGCCATGCCCTTGGCCGGCGTCCAGGCTTTGGTCGATTACATGCACGAGTTCGAGCGCAGCCACTGA
- the ompA gene encoding outer membrane protein OmpA: MIKANEFAKLLVVTALAATASTVAFAQDAKTIDNWKDPFGLVWKNGDNTLCWRDNFWTPATAAEGCDGAIVAKAVEPAPAPAPAPAPASAPAPAPVPAPVPVSEKVTYSADAFFQFNKAVLQPAGKQSLDDLADKIKAVNLETVISTGYTDSFGSVAYNQKLSLRRAEAVKAYLVSKGIPADKIYIEGKGKTDFRVDPKSCKGTFKKQIECQAPNRRAVVEIVGSRTVTK, from the coding sequence ATGATTAAAGCCAACGAATTCGCAAAACTCCTGGTCGTGACGGCGCTAGCCGCCACAGCAAGCACGGTTGCCTTCGCTCAAGACGCGAAAACCATCGACAACTGGAAGGACCCGTTCGGTCTGGTCTGGAAAAATGGGGACAACACTCTGTGCTGGCGCGACAACTTCTGGACTCCGGCAACTGCCGCCGAGGGCTGCGATGGTGCCATCGTCGCCAAGGCCGTGGAACCTGCTCCGGCTCCAGCCCCGGCACCTGCCCCGGCTTCAGCCCCGGCACCTGCCCCCGTGCCTGCTCCTGTGCCCGTGAGCGAGAAGGTCACCTATTCGGCTGACGCATTCTTCCAGTTCAACAAGGCTGTTCTGCAGCCAGCCGGCAAACAATCGCTGGACGATCTGGCTGACAAGATCAAGGCTGTCAATCTGGAAACCGTCATCTCCACCGGCTACACCGACAGCTTCGGCAGCGTTGCCTACAACCAGAAGCTCTCGCTGCGTCGTGCTGAAGCGGTCAAGGCTTATCTGGTGAGCAAGGGCATTCCTGCTGACAAGATCTACATCGAAGGCAAGGGCAAGACCGATTTCCGTGTCGACCCCAAGAGCTGCAAGGGCACCTTCAAGAAACAGATCGAGTGCCAGGCACCCAACCGCCGCGCTGTGGTCGAGATTGTTGGCTCACGCACTGTGACCAAGTAA